Part of the Sphingomonadaceae bacterium OTU29LAMAA1 genome, CTTCCTGATGGGCGACAATCGCGACCGGTCGGCCGACAGCCGCTTTCCGTTGTCGCAGCTCGGGCTGGGTGGGCCGGTTCCCTATGAAAATCTGGGCGGCCGGGCGGAATTCCTGACCTTCAGCCTCGACGGCGATGCCAGCTGGAATCCGCTGACCTGGTGGGGTTCGCTGCGATCCAACCGTGCAGGCCTGTCGCTGCATCCGGCCGAAGGGAAGTAGTTTGACCGACGCGCCGCTCGCCAAAGAGCCTAGCCCCAACGAGCTGCGCGATCCCTTCGTCCGGCAGGAGCTGAAGCGGGCGACAGTGTGGCTGGGGCTGGCGGGCGCCATCGCGCTGGCGGTGATCCTGGTCCAGCCGCTGCTGATCATCTTCGCCGGGCTGGTGTTCGCCGCGTTGCTCGACGGCGGGGTGCGGCTGCTCGGCAAGGTGCTGCCGATCGGGCGCGGCTGGCGGTTGCTGATCGTCATGCTGCTGACGATCGCGTTCCTGTTCGGCACCTTCTATCTCACCGGCGTGCAGGTGTCGGCGCAATTCTCGCAGCTGCGCACGACGCTGGAATCGCAGGCGAACCGCGTCGCCGGCTGGCTGAGTTCGCAGGGGTTGATGCCGGGCGCGTCGGACGTCAGCGGCATCGCGCGGCAGGCGCTGAGCTCGGTCGGCCGAATCACCTCCTGGGTCGGCACCGCCTTCGGCGCGCTGACGACGATGTTCATGATCATCGTCATCGGGCTGTTCGTCGCGATGGACCCGCGCACGTACCAGCGCGGGCTGGAATGGATGGTGCCGCGGTCGAACCGCGCGGAGTTCGCAGTGGTGCTGGAGCGGATGGGCAAGACGCTGCGGCGCCTGCTCGCGGGGCGGCTGCTGGGCATGCTGGCGGAGGGCGTGCTGACGTGGATCGCGCTGTCGATCGGCGGCGTGCCGATGGCGATGATCCTCGGTATCCTGACCGGGCTGCTCGCGTTCATCCCCAATATCGGCGCGTTCATCAGCGGCGCGCTGATGGTGGCGGTCGGTTTCTCGGCGGGCACCGATGTCGGTTACTGGGCGATCGGCACCTATATCGTCGTGCAGGGTTTCGACGGATATGTGCTGCTGCCGATCGTCGCCAAGAAGACGGTCGACCTGCCGCCGGCGCTTACGCTGGGCGCCCAGATCATGGCGAGCGCGCTGTTCGGCATCCTCGGGCTGGCGCTGGCGGACCCGATGACCGCGATGGTCAAGACCGCGCTGGAACGCAGTTCGGAGCGCGAGGGCGAGCGCGACGGATCAGACGAGGGTGTCGAACAGGCGTAGGTAGCGCGCGGCGGCGTCCGCGCCGGGTTGCGGCACCGGCGCAGGGCGGCGCGCGTCGAGCCAATGGCCCAGTGCCGCGGCCAGGGCGGCGTGGTCGCCCAGGGCAACCACGCTGCCGAGCGCAGGCGTCGCAATGATCTCGCGTACCGCCGGGCTGCAATCGGTTGCGACCACCGGCGTGCCGACGGACAGCGCCTCCCGCAAAACGCCGGGCACGCCCTCGTAATCGCTGGGCAGCGCCAGCACCGCGGCGCGCGCCATCGCGGGCATCGGATCGCTGACATGGCCCGGCAGGTGGACGCGATGCGCCAACCCCAGGGCGCATGCCCGCCGTTCGAGGGCGGAGCGCACATCGCCTTCACCGAGGATTACCAGCTGCACGTCGTCGGGCAGCGTGGGCAAGGCGTCGATCAACCGGTCCCAGCGCTTTTGCGCGACCAGCCGGCCGACGCCGAGCACGACGCGGCCGGGGGGAAGCCACGGCGAGTCGCCGTCGCCGGACGATG contains:
- a CDS encoding AI-2E family transporter; the protein is MTDAPLAKEPSPNELRDPFVRQELKRATVWLGLAGAIALAVILVQPLLIIFAGLVFAALLDGGVRLLGKVLPIGRGWRLLIVMLLTIAFLFGTFYLTGVQVSAQFSQLRTTLESQANRVAGWLSSQGLMPGASDVSGIARQALSSVGRITSWVGTAFGALTTMFMIIVIGLFVAMDPRTYQRGLEWMVPRSNRAEFAVVLERMGKTLRRLLAGRLLGMLAEGVLTWIALSIGGVPMAMILGILTGLLAFIPNIGAFISGALMVAVGFSAGTDVGYWAIGTYIVVQGFDGYVLLPIVAKKTVDLPPALTLGAQIMASALFGILGLALADPMTAMVKTALERSSEREGERDGSDEGVEQA